The following is a genomic window from Candidatus Woesearchaeota archaeon.
GCCGTCTCTGATGGCTTTGTATGGTTTGCTGTTTGTTTTGCAGTATTCTATTTCTTTGTTTATATCTTCTGATTCGTTATGGTCTGAATCATAGTGCGGCATGAATGCGTAATCTATGAAGCCGAGTCCTTCCCATATTATTTCTTTTTGTTCTTTGTATGGAGTTTGCGGGTTGTCTACTGTTTGATATACTTTAAGAGAAGGTGAAAGTACGCATCCAGCTGCGCTGTATCCTGCGTAGAGAAAGTTTTCTTTGTTTTCTTTGATGTTGTTTAGTATTTTATCCATTCCGCTTAGTTTCATTGCTTGTCTTAATACGTATGTGTTTCCGCCGCTTATGAAAACTGCTTTTATTTGTTTAAGTTTTTGTTTTAGTTCTTGTTCTTTATTGAAGTATTGTTTAAGATCTAAAAGTTCGCACTGAAGTCCCAATTCTTTTAATGAGTTCATGTCTTTTTCTATGTGTTTTTGTTTTCTTTTTGGGTCTGCTCCTTCAAAATCTAGTGCATTTGGAATGTATGCTATTTTTTTAATTGGCGTCATCTCTATTAATTTGTCTGTTTCTTTTCCAAGTCTGTATGATGATAAGTATAGTTTCATTTTTCTTCTATTATAATAAAAAATTTATCGCCTTTTCTAACTTTGCCTGGAACTTTGAAACTTATTTCTTGTTTCTTTTTTCCTGTTTCTACTTCTCCGTCGTCTGCGTGTATTTCTTCTATTGTTCCTTTCATAACGCCTGTTGTCGGACCAGTTATCATAAAGTTGTTGCCTTTGTTTACTTCTCTTGCTTCAAGTAATGCTGATGCAACTCCTAGTTTTTCAAAATAGTTTGTTATTTTTCCTGCTAAGTGTTTTTCAACAGTGGTCTTTGAACCTTCTACTCCTGCCCATTCATTTATTTTCTTTCCAAGGTAATATCCGCCTTCCCAGAAACCTCTGTTGTAAACTGATTTTAATCTTTTCATCCAGTTTTCTATTTTTTCTTTTGTGAATTCGTTGTTTTTTATTGCTTTAACTGCTTCTTTGTAGCATTTCACGGTTTCATCAGCATAATCAGGGCTTCTTCCTCTGCCTTCAATTTTTAATACGGAGACTCCGGAATCAAGAATTTTGTCTAAGAATGGCAGTGTGCATAAATCTGATGGAGACATTACGAATTTATTATCTATTTTTAATTCATCTCCTGTTTCTTCATCTATTACTTTGTATGCTCTTCTGCAGTTCTGAAGACATGCACCTCTATTTGCACTTGCATTGTATGTTGAAAGAGACATGTGGCATTTTCCACTTATCGCTATACACAATGCTCCGTGGACAAAGATTTCAATTTCTACAAGTTTTCCTTTTGGTCCTCTTATATCTTGTTTTTTTATTTCTTCACAAATTGTTGTTATTTGCTTTAATGTTAGTTCCCTTGCTAAGACTACTACGTCTGCGAATTGTGAATAGAATTTTACTGCTTCTATATTTGAAACGTTTATTTGTGTTGAAATATGAACTTCCAGTCCAATTGATCTTGCGTATTGTATTGCTGCAATGTCCATGCATATAACTGCTGTAAGTTCTGCTTTTTTTGCAGCATCGCATATTCTTTTAACCATGTTCATATCGTGGTCGTACACGATTGTGTTTACTGTAAGGTAGGATTTTACGTTATTGTCTTTGCAGATTTCTACTATT
Proteins encoded in this region:
- a CDS encoding U32 family peptidase: MISKKIEIMAPAGSYESLRAAINAGADSIYFGVEQMNMRSRSANFMLDDLPKIVEICKDNNVKSYLTVNTIVYDHDMNMVKRICDAAKKAELTAVICMDIAAIQYARSIGLEVHISTQINVSNIEAVKFYSQFADVVVLARELTLKQITTICEEIKKQDIRGPKGKLVEIEIFVHGALCIAISGKCHMSLSTYNASANRGACLQNCRRAYKVIDEETGDELKIDNKFVMSPSDLCTLPFLDKILDSGVSVLKIEGRGRSPDYADETVKCYKEAVKAIKNNEFTKEKIENWMKRLKSVYNRGFWEGGYYLGKKINEWAGVEGSKTTVEKHLAGKITNYFEKLGVASALLEAREVNKGNNFMITGPTTGVMKGTIEEIHADDGEVETGKKKQEISFKVPGKVRKGDKFFIIIEEK
- a CDS encoding peptidase E: MKLYLSSYRLGKETDKLIEMTPIKKIAYIPNALDFEGADPKRKQKHIEKDMNSLKELGLQCELLDLKQYFNKEQELKQKLKQIKAVFISGGNTYVLRQAMKLSGMDKILNNIKENKENFLYAGYSAAGCVLSPSLKVYQTVDNPQTPYKEQKEIIWEGLGFIDYAFMPHYDSDHNESEDINKEIEYCKTNSKPYKAIRDGEVIIEEK